The following coding sequences lie in one Musa acuminata AAA Group cultivar baxijiao chromosome BXJ1-8, Cavendish_Baxijiao_AAA, whole genome shotgun sequence genomic window:
- the LOC135587587 gene encoding glutamyl-tRNA reductase 2-like encodes MATASGVVITVAGPGKVGSVFRRRSPSRSSSASWSSAGLYRVRPRGPAYSGSPRIVLRRSPRCEVKADLEEKSAAAASVSALEQFKISADRYMKERSSIAVIGLSVHTAPVEMREKLAVPEAQWPRAIGELCSLNHIEEAAVLSTCNRMEIYVVALSWNRGIREVMEWMAKTSGIPVSELRQHLFVLRDSDATRHLFEVSAGLDSLVLGEGQILAQVKQVVRIGQGSGGLGKNIDRMFKDAITAGKRVRSETNIASGAVSVSSAAVELALMKLPKSHSTSARMLVIGAGKMGKLVIKHLAAKGCKKVVVVNRSVERVDAIREELKDIEIIYRPFSEMLSSSAEADVIFTSTASETPLFLKEHVEALPPVGFEVGSIRLFVDISVPRNVGSCAANLDHARVYNVDDLKEVVEANKEDRLRKAMEAQSIITQELKRFEAWRDSLETVPTIKKLRSYADRIRVSELEKCFQKIGDDALTKKMRKAIEDLSSGIVNKLLHGPLQHLRCDGTDSRTLDETLENMHALNRMFSLDTEKAILEQKIKAKVEKTQS; translated from the exons ATGGCCACCGCCAGCGGCGTGGTGATCACCGTTGCGGGGCCTGGGAAGGTCGGGTCTGTCTTCCGCAGGAGATCTCCCTCTCGGTCGTCGTCTGCATCTTGGAGTTCGGCTGGATTGTATCGGGTCCGTCCCAGAGGCCCCGCGTACAGTGGGAGCCCCAGGATTGTTCTCCGGAGGAGCCCACGCTGCGAGGTGAAGGCGGATCTCGAGGAGAAGTCGGCAGCGGCCGCCAGCGTCTCGGCCCTTGAGCAATTCAAGATTTCTGCAGACC GATATATGAAGGAGAGGAGCAGCATAGCTGTGATAGGTCTGAGTGTTCATACGGCTCCTGTCGAGATGCGTGAAAAGCTTGCTGTTCCAGAGGCCCAGTGGCCTCGTGCTATTGGTGAATTATGCAGCCTGAATCATATAGAAGAAGCTGCAGTTCTCAGTACATGCAACAGAATGGAAATATATGTAGTTGCTTTGTCTTGGAATCGTGGAATCAGAGAAGTGATGGAGTGGATGGCAAAG ACAAGTGGGATTCCGGTATCAGAGCTCCGACAACATCTTTTTGTGCTCCGTGATAGTGATGCCACAAGGCATCTGTTTGAAGTGTCGGCAGGTCTTGACTCTCTTGTCTTGGGAGAAGGACAGATTCTCGCTCAAGTTAAACAAGTTGTAAGGATCGGGCAAGGCAGTGGAGGATTGGGAAAGAATATTGACAGGATGTTTAAGGATGCAATTACTGCTGGAAAACGAGTTCGCAGTGAGACCAACATAGCATCTGGTGCGGTCTCTGTAAGCTCAGCTGCAGTTGAGTTGGCTCTTATGAAACTCCCAAAGTCCCATTCTACATCTGCTCGAATGCTGGTGATTGGAGCCGGCAAGATGGGGAAGCTAGTGATTAAACATCTAGCTGCCAAAGGATGCAAAAAGGTTGTGGTCGTTAACAGGTCAGTGGAGAGGGTAGATGCTATCCGTGAAGAACTGAAGGATATTGAAATTATCTACAGACCTTTCTCAGAAATGCTCTCCTCTTCTGCTGAGGCAGATGTTATTTTCACAAGCACAGCATCTGAGACACCACTATTCTTGAAAGAGCATGTTGAAGCTCTTCCTCCTGTGGGCTTCGAAGTTGGGAGCATAAGACTTTTTGTGGATATTTCAGTGCCTAGGAACGTAGGATCCTGTGCTGCAAATCTTGATCATGCTCGAGTGTACAATGTCGACGACCTCAAGGAGGTTGTGGAAGCCAACAAGGAAGATCGGCTGAGGaaggcaatggaagctcaatcAATAATTACGCAGGAACTGAAACGGTTTGAGGCATGGAGGGACTCTCTGGAGACCGTCCCTACCATCAAGAAGTTGAGGTCCTATGCTGATAGAATTCGGGTTTCGGAGCTTGAGAAGTGTTTTCAGAAGATAGGCGATGATGCATTAACAAAGAAAATGAGAAAAGCTATTGAAGACCTCAGCAGTGGTATAGTAAACAAGCTTCTTCATGGCCCACTGCAGCACTTGAGATGTGATGGCACCGATAGCCGGACTCTGGATGAGACCCTTGAAAATATGCATGCACTCAATAGGATGTTCAGTCTGGACACTGAGAAAGCCATTTTGGAACAAAAGATCAAGGCCAAAGTGGAGAAAACTCAAAGTTAA
- the LOC103994961 gene encoding phosphoenolpyruvate carboxykinase (ATP) 1 yields MEGGKAEFSFANGGVPAVVSPRGRLPPIQTSRSISFKKTKDGEDRDGNDGICHDDSTPPVKAQTIDELHSLQKKRSAPTTPVKDGQGALFATISDEERQRLQLQSISASLASLTRETGPKLVKGDPARKADTPKISTVHHHYFTPTISVSDSALKFTHVLYNLSPAELYEQAIKYEKGSFITSTGALATLSGAKTGRAPRDKRVVFDETTAEELWWGKGSPNIEMDEHTFLVNRERAVDYLNSLDKVFVNDQFLNWDPVHQIKVRIVSARAYHSLFMHNMCIRPTPEELENFGTPDFTIYNAGQFPCNRYTHYMTSSTSVDLNLARKEMVILGTQYAGEMKKGLFSLMHYLMPKRQILSLHSGCNMGKDGNVALFFGLSGTGKTTLSTDHNRLLIGDDEHCWSDNGVSNIEGGCYAKCIDLSKEKEPDIWNAIKFGTVLENVVLEEHTREVDYSDKSVTENTRAAYPIEFIPNAKIPCVGPHPRNVILLACDAFGVLPPVSKLSLSQTMYHFISGYTALVAGTEEGVKEPQATFSACFGAAFIMLHPTRYAAMLAEKMQRYGATGWLVNTGWSGGRYGVGSRIKLAYTRKIIDAIHSGSLLTANYKKTEVFGLDIPTEIEGVPSEILDPMNTWQDKAAYRETLLKLAGLFRKNFEVFANYKIGKEGNLTEEILAAGPNF; encoded by the exons ATGGAGGGGGGGAAGGCAGAGTTCAGCTTCGCCAATGGGGGTGTGCCGGCGGTGGTGTCGCCGCGCGGAAGGCTGCCACCGATCCAGACAAGCCGCAGCATCAGCTTCAAGAAGACCAAGGACGGGGAGGATCGGGACGGCAACGACGGCATCTGCCACGACGACAGCACCCCGCCGGTGAAGGCGCAGACCATTGACGAGCTCCACTCCCTCCAGAAGAAGCGCTCCGCCCCCACCACCCCCGTCAAGGATGGCCAGGGCGCCCTCTTTGCCACCATCTCCGACGAGGAGCGCCAGAGGCTGCAGCTCCAGTCCATCAG TGCGTCGCTGGCATCGCTGACTCGAGAGACAGGACCCAAGTTGGTGAAGGGCGATCCGGCGAGGAAGGCGGACACCCCCAAGATCAGCACTGTTCACCACCATTACTTCACCCCGACCATCAGCGTCAGCGACAGCGCCCTTAAGTTCACCCATGTCCTCTACAACCTCTCACCTGCAG AACTGTATGAACAAGCCATAAAATATGAGAAGGGATCGTTTATCACATCGACTGGAGCTTTGGCCACCTTGTCTGGTGCAAAGACCGGTCGTGCTCCCCGGGACAAGCGAGTTGTCTTCGATGAAACCACTGCAGAAGAGCTGTGGTGGGGGAA GGGATCGCCTAATATTGAAATGGATGAACACACATTCCTAGTGAACAGGGAGAGAGCTGTTGATTACCTGAATTCTCTGGACAAG GTGTTTGTGAATGATCAATTCCTGAACTGGGATCCTGTGCATCAGATCAAAGTGAGAATTGTTTCAGCAAGAGCCTACCATTCCCTATTCATGCATAATAT GTGCATCCGTCCCACACCAGAAGAATTGGAAAATTTTGGTACTCCAGATTTCACGATCTACAATGCAGGGCAGTTCCCGTGCAACCGTTACACGCACTACATGACTTCCTCAACCAGTGTAGACCTGAATCTTGCTAGAAAGGAAATGGTTATCCTTGGTACTCAATATGCTGGAGAGATGAAGAAGGGTCTGTTCAGTTTGATGCACTATCTGATGCCTAAGAGACAAATTCTTTCTTTACATTCTGGGTGCAACATGGGCAAAGATGGGAATGTTGCCCTCTTCTTTGGATTATCAG GCACTGGGAAGACAACTTTGTCTACTGATCATAACAGGCTACTTATCGGTGACGATGAACATTGTTGGAGTGACAATGGTGTTTCAAATATTGAAGGTGGGTGCTACGCCAAGTGCATAGACCTATCAAAGGAGAAGGAACCTGATATCTGGAATGCCATCAAGTTTGGAACTG TGTTGGAAAATGTTGTATTAGAAGAGCACACTCGTGAAGTGGACTATTCGGATAAGTCGGTCACAG AGAACACTCGCGCTGCCTATCCGATCGAGTTCATCCCCAATGCGAAGATACCATGTGTCGGACCGCACCCGAGGAATGTTATCCTACTGGCCTGTGATGCCTTTGGCGTCCTCCCACCAGTGAGCAAGCTGAGCCTGAGCCAAACCATGTACCATTTCATAAGTGGCTACACTGCTCTG GTTGCCGGCACTGAGGAAGGTGTAAAAGAGCCACAGGCCACGTTCTCTGCTTGCTTCGGTGCGGCCTTCATAATGCTCCACCCCACTAGGTACGCTGCAATGCTGGCCGAGAAAATGCAGAGGTATGGGGCCACTGGGTGGCTAGTCAACACCGGTTGGTCTGGTGGAAG GTATGGCGTGGGCAGCCGCATCAAGCTGGCCTACACTCGGAAGATCATCGACGCCATACACTCTGGGAGCCTACTGACTGCCAATTACAAGAAGACGGAGGTGTTTGGGCTGGATATTCCAACTGAGATCGAGGGTGTGCCATCAGAGATTCTGGATCCGATGAACACT TGGCAGGACAAGGCAGCCTACAGGGAAACACTGCTGAAGCTGGCTGGCCTGTTCAGGAAGAACTTTGAGGTGTTTGCAAATTACAAGATCGGCAAGGAAGGGAATCTGACGGAGGAGATTCTCGCTGCTGGCCCCAACTTCTGA